The DNA region TCGCCAGGCCGATGCCGCGCGACCCGCCGGTGACCAGCGCCACCTGTCCGCTCAGCTCCACGTCTACCCCCCCGCCTGTAGGAAAGCCTCGACGGCGTCCGCCGTCCCGAGCACCGTCCCCCGCCCTTCCGCCGCCTTGTCGATGCGCTTGAGCATGCCGGTGAGCACCTTGCCGGGCCCGACCTCCAGGAAGCGCGTCGCCCCCAGCTGCAGCATGGTCCGGACCGAAGCCGTCCACTGCACCGGCGACGTGAGCTGTTCGATCAGAAGCCGCTTCGCCTCCGCCCCGTCGGTCACCGGATGCGCGGTGACGTTGGAGACGACGGCGAACGCCGGGTCGCGCATCTCCGCCGCGTCGAGCTGCGCCTCCAGCCCGCCCTCGGCGACCTGCATCAGCGGCGAGTGGAAGGCGCCGGAGACGTTGAGCCCGGTGACCTTCTTGGCGCCGGCCGAGACGAGGAGGGCGCTGGCGCGCTCCACCGCCGCGACGTCGCCGGAGATGACTACCTGTCCGGGCGAGTTGAAGTTGGCGGGCACGACCACGCCGTCGCCGCCGCTGGCCTCGCGGCACACGCCCTCGATCACGTCGTCGTCCAGCCCCAGCACCGCGGCCATCGTGCCCGGACGCGCGCGGCCGGACTCCAGCATCAGCTCGCCGCGGCGGCGCACGGCGCGAACCGCGTCCGCGAAGCCGAGCGCGCCCGCGGCGTGGTACGCGCTGAACTCGCCCAGCGAGTGCCCGGCGGCGGCGACGACGTCCATCTGCGCCCCCGAGATGAGCTTCCAGACCACGGCGCTGTGGACGAGGAGCGCGGGCTGCGCGTTCACCGTCAGCGTCAGCTCGTCTTCCGGCCCCTCCCAGCAGAGCTTGGACAGCGCGAACCCCAGCGCGTCGTCCGCCTCCTGGTACATCTCGCGTGCGGCGGGGAACCGCTCCGCCAGGTCCCTGCCCATCCCCACCGACTGCGAGCCCTGGCCGGGGAAGAGCAGGCCGATGCGTTCGCCGCCGCTCACAGGCGCACCACGTTGGCGGCCCACGTGAAGCCCGCGCCGAACGCCGCCATCAGCACCAGCGAGCCCGGGCCGCAGCGCCCCTGCTCCTGCGCCTCGTCGAGCGCGACGGGGATGGAGGCGGAGCTCATATTGCCGTAGCGGTCCACGTTCACGAACACCTTTTCCATGGGGATCCGCGCGTACTTGGCCGTCGCCTCGATGATGCGCATGTTCGCCTGGTGCGGCACCATCAGGTCGATCTCGTTGGCCGTGACGCCCGCGCGCTGGAGCGCCGTCTCGGCGGCCTCGCACATGGAGCGCACGGCGGACTTGAAGACCTCGGGCCCTGCCATCTTCACGAAGTGGCTGCGCTCGTCCAGCACGGAGATATCGAGCGGGAAGCGCGTGCCGCCGCCCGGCCGGTAGAGCAGCTCGGCCAGGGTGCCGTCGGACTTCATGAAGCTGGAGAGGATGCCGCTGCCGTCGCCGTTGCCCGGCTGCACCACCGCCGCGCCGCTGCCGTCGCCGAAGAGCACGCAGGTGGCCCGGTCGGTCCAGTCCACGATGGACGACATCTTCTCGGTCGCGACTACGAGGACGTTCTTGGCGTGGCCGGCGGAGATGTGGCCCTCGGCCATGGACAGGCCGTAGAGGAAGCCCGAGCACGCGGTGGCGAAGTCGTACGCGCCGGCGTTCGAGGCGCCCAGCAGCGCCTGGAGGTCGCAGGCGGTGGACGGGAGCAGGCGGTCGGGCGTGGCGGTGGACAGGAGGATCATGTCCAGGTCCGCGGCCTCGAGCCCGGCGCGCTCCAGCGCGATGCGCGATGCCCCGGCGGCCATGTCGGCGGCGCCCGTCTCGCGGTCGGCGATGCGGCGCTCGCGGATGCCCGTGCGCGTGCGGATCCACTCGTCGTTGGTCTCGACCAGCGTCTCCAGCTCGGCGTTCGTCATCACCCGCGGGGGGGAGAAGCGGCCGGTGGAGGCCACGCGCGCGCGGGCGGGGGTCTGCGTCTGGTTCATTG from Longimicrobiaceae bacterium includes:
- the fabD gene encoding ACP S-malonyltransferase, with amino-acid sequence MSGGERIGLLFPGQGSQSVGMGRDLAERFPAAREMYQEADDALGFALSKLCWEGPEDELTLTVNAQPALLVHSAVVWKLISGAQMDVVAAAGHSLGEFSAYHAAGALGFADAVRAVRRRGELMLESGRARPGTMAAVLGLDDDVIEGVCREASGGDGVVVPANFNSPGQVVISGDVAAVERASALLVSAGAKKVTGLNVSGAFHSPLMQVAEGGLEAQLDAAEMRDPAFAVVSNVTAHPVTDGAEAKRLLIEQLTSPVQWTASVRTMLQLGATRFLEVGPGKVLTGMLKRIDKAAEGRGTVLGTADAVEAFLQAGG
- a CDS encoding beta-ketoacyl-ACP synthase III; translation: MNQTQTPARARVASTGRFSPPRVMTNAELETLVETNDEWIRTRTGIRERRIADRETGAADMAAGASRIALERAGLEAADLDMILLSTATPDRLLPSTACDLQALLGASNAGAYDFATACSGFLYGLSMAEGHISAGHAKNVLVVATEKMSSIVDWTDRATCVLFGDGSGAAVVQPGNGDGSGILSSFMKSDGTLAELLYRPGGGTRFPLDISVLDERSHFVKMAGPEVFKSAVRSMCEAAETALQRAGVTANEIDLMVPHQANMRIIEATAKYARIPMEKVFVNVDRYGNMSSASIPVALDEAQEQGRCGPGSLVLMAAFGAGFTWAANVVRL